One stretch of Priestia megaterium DNA includes these proteins:
- the preA gene encoding NAD-dependent dihydropyrimidine dehydrogenase subunit PreA, producing MADLTTNLAGIQSPNPFWLASAPPTNSGYQVQRAFEAGWGGAVWKTLGDPILNVSSRFAAVGFNGQRVAGFNNIELITDRPLEVNLKEIYETKKKFPNHAIIASLMVEPQQEKWHEIVKKVEDVGVDGLELNFGCPHGMAERGMGAASGQVPDLVEKQTYWAKEVAQTPVIVKLTPNITDITVTAEAAVRGGADAVSMINTINSLAGVDIHSWNTIPHVAGKGAHGGYCGPAVKPIALNMVAECARSPFINVPISGMGGVSNWQEAVEFMLMGATGVQVCTAAMHHGFRIVEDMIQGLNYYLDERGIEKVSDIVGKAVSKYSDWGNLDLNYKVVARIDPDTCINCNKCHISCEDTSHQCIDMLKDPSGKSYLKVREEDCVGCNLCSIVCPVDGAISMVELPNEQPPMTWNERQAALQATAAQRLDV from the coding sequence ATGGCAGATTTAACAACAAATTTAGCAGGTATTCAATCACCAAATCCGTTTTGGCTGGCATCCGCACCGCCAACCAATTCAGGTTATCAAGTGCAGCGTGCATTTGAAGCAGGATGGGGAGGCGCAGTTTGGAAAACGCTTGGTGATCCGATTTTAAATGTTTCCTCTCGATTTGCTGCCGTTGGCTTCAACGGTCAGCGCGTAGCCGGCTTTAATAATATTGAGTTAATCACCGATCGTCCGCTTGAAGTTAATTTGAAGGAAATCTATGAAACGAAAAAGAAGTTTCCTAACCACGCAATTATTGCCTCTCTTATGGTAGAGCCTCAGCAAGAAAAATGGCATGAGATTGTCAAAAAAGTAGAAGACGTAGGAGTGGATGGATTAGAGCTGAACTTTGGCTGTCCGCATGGAATGGCAGAACGAGGGATGGGTGCTGCCTCTGGGCAAGTCCCTGATTTGGTTGAAAAACAAACGTATTGGGCTAAAGAAGTTGCCCAAACGCCGGTCATTGTTAAATTAACCCCAAATATCACAGATATCACTGTTACAGCAGAAGCAGCGGTTCGAGGCGGTGCTGACGCTGTGAGTATGATTAACACTATTAATAGTTTAGCAGGAGTAGACATTCATTCATGGAATACGATTCCACACGTAGCAGGAAAAGGCGCTCACGGAGGTTATTGCGGCCCAGCTGTTAAGCCGATTGCATTAAACATGGTCGCTGAATGTGCAAGAAGTCCGTTTATTAACGTTCCAATATCAGGTATGGGAGGCGTTTCGAACTGGCAGGAAGCCGTCGAATTTATGCTCATGGGTGCTACAGGTGTGCAAGTATGTACAGCTGCTATGCATCACGGGTTCCGCATTGTAGAGGATATGATTCAAGGTCTCAATTATTATTTGGATGAAAGAGGAATCGAAAAAGTAAGTGACATTGTAGGAAAAGCGGTTTCAAAATATTCCGATTGGGGCAACTTAGATCTCAATTATAAAGTAGTGGCTCGCATCGACCCGGATACGTGTATTAACTGCAATAAGTGTCATATTTCTTGTGAAGATACTTCTCATCAATGTATTGATATGCTGAAAGATCCTTCAGGGAAATCTTATTTAAAAGTAAGAGAAGAAGATTGTGTAGGCTGTAATTTATGTTCGATTGTATGTCCGGTGGACGGGGCGATATCCATGGTTGAATTACCAAATGAACAGCCTCCAATGACGTGGAATGAACGCCAAGCTGCTTTACAAGCGACGGCTGCACAGCGATTAGACGTATAA
- a CDS encoding PucR family transcriptional regulator, protein MKFARGGVDLKSYLTVTEILTRKHFVNCEVIAGEKGLTNSVKWVHVMEVTRINELLKGNELILSTGVGWGEDPQSCLSFLQQLISCKASGLCIELGTYTSKIPQIVVDKANECDFPIILFHEEVPFVEITQDVHSLLINQHYQMISDLEQYSHRLNQLLLTVNDPAVILQCLYESTGLLVGLKVSNELLTFAPEMDLLKQQLLLHYISRENESPHFTDQPIHLLGQDYAQLYVASINEALTELEVLTVDRTATALAQHFLKDLYVEEKKRVDETEWMTKWMNGELTLEQIKDSMHEVCSDSPIRGGVVVCCKWQRREKFDRTYFKLILRSIFEQEGFHLLVSERNREVLFILLNKRMVSTWRERLENSLHRWMNQYESDENSKRNAISFIGIGQYCEQLDCMHKSYETAKETISIQEMLQKQTIIHFYDDLHMYRIISLLHQHEDLQEVVFEYLQPVITYDETYNAKLMETLKIYLACNGSKQETAKRLYIVRQTLYHRIEKLEKLLGEDFMEPEKRLAIEFMIMAYEYLFMMKKSRAEFING, encoded by the coding sequence GTGAAATTCGCTAGGGGCGGTGTTGACTTGAAATCATATTTAACAGTAACAGAGATTTTAACAAGGAAACATTTTGTAAACTGTGAAGTAATAGCTGGAGAGAAAGGGCTTACTAATTCTGTGAAGTGGGTGCACGTGATGGAAGTGACGCGCATTAATGAGCTGCTAAAAGGAAACGAGCTCATTTTATCAACAGGGGTAGGCTGGGGAGAAGATCCTCAATCTTGTTTATCATTTCTTCAGCAATTAATTTCTTGTAAGGCATCAGGACTGTGTATTGAACTTGGCACTTATACTTCTAAGATTCCGCAAATTGTAGTTGATAAAGCGAACGAATGTGATTTTCCGATTATTTTATTTCACGAGGAAGTTCCGTTCGTTGAAATTACGCAAGATGTTCACTCGCTTTTAATTAATCAGCACTATCAAATGATTTCCGATTTAGAACAGTATTCTCATAGGCTAAATCAGCTGCTGTTAACAGTTAATGACCCGGCCGTCATCTTACAGTGTTTATATGAATCTACGGGGCTTCTTGTCGGCCTTAAAGTTTCAAATGAATTACTTACCTTTGCTCCAGAGATGGACTTGCTCAAACAGCAGCTTCTACTTCATTATATAAGCAGGGAAAATGAGAGTCCGCATTTTACTGATCAGCCTATTCATTTATTAGGACAAGATTATGCTCAGCTGTATGTCGCTTCTATAAATGAAGCGTTAACAGAACTTGAAGTGCTCACCGTTGACCGAACGGCGACTGCACTTGCTCAGCATTTTTTGAAGGACCTGTATGTCGAAGAGAAAAAAAGAGTAGATGAAACCGAATGGATGACGAAATGGATGAACGGAGAGTTAACTCTTGAACAAATAAAAGACTCTATGCACGAAGTGTGTTCAGATTCTCCTATTCGCGGAGGTGTCGTTGTTTGCTGTAAGTGGCAAAGGCGGGAGAAGTTTGATCGAACGTATTTTAAGCTTATTTTGCGAAGCATTTTTGAACAAGAAGGCTTTCACTTATTAGTCTCCGAGCGAAATCGCGAAGTATTATTTATTCTTTTGAACAAACGAATGGTTAGCACGTGGAGAGAGAGGTTAGAAAACAGCCTTCATCGCTGGATGAATCAATATGAATCGGATGAAAATTCAAAGAGGAACGCCATTAGCTTTATCGGAATTGGCCAATACTGTGAACAGCTTGACTGCATGCATAAAAGCTATGAAACGGCTAAAGAAACGATTTCGATTCAAGAAATGCTGCAAAAACAAACAATTATTCATTTTTATGATGATTTGCATATGTACCGAATTATTTCGCTTTTACATCAGCATGAAGACTTACAGGAAGTGGTGTTTGAATATCTGCAGCCCGTTATTACATATGATGAAACGTATAATGCAAAACTCATGGAAACATTAAAAATTTATTTAGCATGCAACGGATCTAAACAAGAGACGGCTAAGCGTTTATACATTGTCCGGCAAACGCTATATCACCGTATTGAAAAACTAGAAAAGCTGCTGGGTGAAGACTTTATGGAGCCGGAAAAACGACTGGCAATTGAGTTTATGATTATGGCATATGAATATTTGTTTATGATGAAAAAGTCGCGTGCGGAATTTATAAACGGATAA
- the prli42 gene encoding stressosome-associated protein Prli42: protein MSNKKIQKTIVFLMLLVMLISTLLAGLAMWF, encoded by the coding sequence ATGTCTAATAAGAAAATCCAAAAAACCATTGTGTTTTTAATGCTTCTTGTCATGTTAATATCTACGCTTTTAGCGGGACTTGCCATGTGGTTTTAA
- a CDS encoding NAD(P)-dependent oxidoreductase yields MRSPESLQSIIQNFNEVEKGLSNREAVEESNRCLYCYDAPCIQACPTGIDIPTFIKKIASGNLKGSAETIMSSNPVGASCSRVCPTDELCEGACVLNHSTKPIMIGDLQRYATDWAIQNEQVLFEKGKANGKKVAIVGGGPAGLSAARELARFGYDVTIFEAEKQAGGLNTYGIVSFRLPQAISFWEVEQVKSLDVKIKTNVRIGEDILPSELLQSYDAVVLAIGMSKVPSLHVEGEELDGVYDAIDFVKKTKSEALSTEFVGKRVAVIGAGNTAIDGATCSVRLGAENVQILYRRTREEMTAYDFEFEFAKQDGVEFRWLTAPIRIIGDENGKVSGIECVKMTLTDPDADGRRKPVPVEGSTFTIPVDAVVKAIGQERYLSLIQQFQLHHEDGVVLINQETFQTSNPKVFACGDVIFGKGQGEAMVVTAAQQGKQTALNIHMQLTKETMETA; encoded by the coding sequence ATGCGATCACCGGAAAGTTTGCAGTCCATCATTCAAAACTTTAATGAAGTAGAAAAAGGGTTGTCAAATAGAGAAGCAGTCGAAGAATCTAATCGATGTTTGTACTGTTATGATGCACCCTGTATTCAGGCATGCCCTACAGGAATTGACATCCCGACGTTTATTAAAAAAATTGCATCGGGCAATTTAAAGGGGTCTGCCGAAACGATTATGTCTTCTAATCCCGTAGGAGCAAGCTGTTCGAGAGTTTGTCCAACCGATGAACTATGTGAAGGAGCGTGTGTGCTTAACCATTCAACCAAACCAATTATGATTGGAGATTTGCAGCGCTACGCAACGGATTGGGCTATTCAAAATGAACAGGTGCTGTTTGAGAAAGGAAAAGCAAACGGCAAAAAGGTAGCAATTGTTGGTGGAGGTCCGGCTGGTCTCTCTGCAGCAAGAGAACTGGCGCGATTTGGGTATGACGTAACCATTTTTGAAGCGGAAAAACAAGCAGGAGGGTTAAATACATATGGAATCGTGTCGTTTCGTCTTCCTCAAGCGATTTCATTCTGGGAAGTTGAACAAGTAAAAAGCTTAGATGTAAAAATTAAAACAAACGTAAGAATTGGAGAAGATATTCTTCCAAGCGAATTGCTGCAGTCGTATGATGCGGTTGTATTAGCTATTGGTATGAGTAAGGTGCCTTCTCTACATGTTGAAGGTGAAGAGCTAGACGGTGTGTATGATGCGATTGATTTTGTGAAAAAAACGAAGTCAGAAGCGTTATCAACAGAATTTGTGGGTAAGCGTGTTGCCGTCATTGGTGCGGGAAATACTGCGATTGATGGTGCTACGTGTTCCGTGCGCTTGGGGGCTGAAAACGTTCAAATTTTATACCGTCGTACACGAGAAGAAATGACGGCTTATGATTTTGAATTTGAATTTGCAAAACAAGATGGTGTTGAATTCCGCTGGTTAACAGCTCCTATACGAATTATTGGAGATGAAAATGGTAAGGTGAGCGGGATTGAATGTGTAAAAATGACGTTAACAGATCCAGATGCAGACGGCCGCAGGAAGCCTGTTCCTGTTGAAGGTTCAACGTTTACCATTCCAGTCGATGCTGTTGTTAAAGCAATTGGTCAAGAACGGTACCTGTCTTTGATTCAACAATTCCAGCTGCATCATGAAGACGGAGTTGTCTTAATTAATCAAGAGACGTTTCAAACATCAAATCCAAAAGTATTTGCTTGCGGAGACGTTATTTTTGGTAAAGGGCAAGGAGAAGCAATGGTTGTGACCGCTGCTCAGCAAGGAAAACAAACGGCGTTAAATATTCATATGCAGTTAACAAAAGAAACAATGGAAACAGCTTAA
- a CDS encoding acyl-CoA carboxylase subunit beta: MVDIYDKLNELYDKRRKIELGGGDEKIEKQHHKGKLTARERIEILLDDHTFVELNPFIEHRCADFSMNNQVGPGDGVVTGYGKINGRSVYLFSQDFTVFGGALGEMHAKKIAHVMDLAAKTGVPFIGLNDSGGARIQEGVMSLDGYGHIFYRNAIYSGVMPQISVIMGPCAGGAVYSPAITDFVFMVEETSQMFITGPKVIETVTGESISSENLGGAAVHNEISGNAHFRGATEQEVLEQVRTLLSYLPQSSQEQPPLASKAECDHYRPDLLDVVPFDAVRPYDVRQVIHQVVDEHSFFEVQKDFARNIVIGFARIDGKVVGLVCNQPKVMAGSLDINSSDKAARFIRFCDSFNIPLITFEDVTGFFPGIKQEHGGIIRHGAKILYAYSEATVPKITVILRKAYGGAYVALNSKSIGADLVYSWPNAEIAVMGPQGAANIIFANDIRGSENPDETRHEKIEQYREKFANPYVAASAGMVDDVIDPRETRIKLIQALEMLHNKKEERPAKKHGNIPL; the protein is encoded by the coding sequence ATGGTTGACATTTATGATAAATTAAATGAATTGTACGATAAGCGCCGGAAGATCGAGTTAGGCGGTGGAGACGAAAAAATTGAAAAACAGCACCATAAAGGAAAACTAACGGCACGCGAACGAATTGAAATTCTTTTAGATGACCATACATTTGTCGAATTAAATCCATTTATTGAACATCGGTGTGCTGATTTCAGTATGAATAATCAAGTAGGACCAGGAGACGGGGTAGTAACAGGTTACGGCAAGATAAACGGTCGCTCAGTCTACTTGTTTTCACAAGATTTTACAGTATTCGGAGGCGCGTTAGGTGAAATGCATGCTAAAAAAATTGCGCACGTAATGGACTTAGCGGCTAAAACAGGCGTGCCGTTTATTGGCTTAAATGATTCAGGCGGGGCTCGTATTCAAGAGGGCGTCATGTCTCTTGATGGATACGGTCATATTTTTTATCGAAATGCCATTTATTCGGGTGTCATGCCTCAAATATCTGTTATTATGGGTCCTTGTGCAGGCGGAGCCGTGTACTCACCGGCGATTACGGACTTTGTTTTTATGGTAGAAGAAACAAGTCAAATGTTCATTACAGGACCAAAAGTAATTGAAACGGTAACGGGAGAAAGCATTTCCTCTGAAAATCTTGGAGGAGCAGCTGTTCATAACGAAATTAGCGGTAATGCCCATTTTAGAGGTGCAACAGAACAAGAGGTGCTAGAACAAGTACGAACGCTCTTAAGCTATCTTCCTCAGTCTAGCCAAGAGCAGCCTCCTTTAGCCTCAAAGGCAGAGTGTGATCATTATCGTCCGGATTTATTAGACGTTGTCCCGTTTGATGCCGTGCGCCCTTACGATGTGCGTCAAGTCATTCACCAAGTAGTGGACGAGCACTCATTTTTTGAAGTGCAAAAAGACTTTGCAAGAAATATTGTCATTGGTTTTGCCCGCATAGATGGAAAAGTTGTCGGACTTGTGTGTAACCAGCCTAAAGTAATGGCAGGCAGTTTAGATATTAACTCCTCAGATAAAGCAGCAAGGTTTATTCGATTTTGCGATTCATTTAATATCCCACTTATTACATTTGAAGATGTTACAGGTTTTTTCCCAGGTATCAAGCAGGAACATGGCGGAATTATACGTCATGGTGCTAAAATTTTATATGCATACTCCGAAGCTACCGTTCCGAAAATCACGGTGATTTTGCGAAAGGCGTACGGAGGTGCATACGTAGCTTTAAATAGTAAATCGATTGGAGCGGACCTTGTGTATTCGTGGCCGAATGCAGAAATCGCTGTTATGGGTCCTCAAGGTGCTGCAAATATTATCTTTGCAAACGACATTCGAGGTAGCGAAAACCCAGATGAAACAAGACACGAAAAAATTGAACAGTATCGCGAGAAATTTGCTAATCCTTACGTAGCGGCAAGCGCTGGAATGGTTGATGATGTTATTGATCCTCGGGAAACGCGAATAAAATTAATACAAGCGCTTGAAATGTTGCACAATAAAAAGGAAGAGCGTCCAGCAAAGAAACATGGTAACATACCATTGTAG
- a CDS encoding tripeptidase T, which produces MINEQRIVDLFIELVQVDSETKHEEKIAVVLKEKFTALGVEVVEDDAKEKTGHGANNLICTLPATKEGVDTIYFTSHMDTVVPGNGIKPSIEDGYIKSDGTTILGADDKAGLAAMLEAITVLKEENIAHGKIEFIITVGEESGLVGAKALDSSLVTAKFGYALDSDGKVGDIIVAAPTQAKVNATIYGKTAHAGVAPERGVSAITIASRAISKMPLGRIDEETTANIGRFEGGTQTNIVCDRVDILAEARSLIPEKMEAQVAKMKEAFETAAQEMGGRAEVDIKVMYPGFKFGDGDHVVEVAKKAVANIDRPSRLLQSGGGSDANVIAGFDIPTVNLAVGYEDIHTTNEKIPVEELVKTSELVVSIIKEVAK; this is translated from the coding sequence ATGATTAATGAACAACGAATCGTTGATTTATTTATTGAATTAGTACAAGTAGACTCAGAAACAAAGCATGAGGAAAAAATTGCTGTTGTACTAAAAGAAAAATTTACTGCATTAGGCGTCGAAGTAGTAGAAGATGATGCCAAAGAAAAAACGGGCCACGGAGCCAACAACTTAATCTGCACACTGCCAGCTACAAAAGAAGGCGTAGATACAATCTACTTTACTTCTCATATGGATACAGTCGTACCTGGAAACGGTATTAAACCATCTATTGAAGATGGCTATATTAAAAGTGACGGCACGACAATTCTTGGAGCGGATGATAAAGCAGGCTTAGCAGCAATGCTAGAAGCAATCACCGTATTAAAAGAAGAAAACATTGCGCACGGCAAAATTGAATTTATTATTACAGTAGGAGAAGAATCTGGCTTAGTGGGCGCTAAAGCTCTTGATTCTAGTCTCGTAACGGCAAAATTCGGCTATGCTTTAGATAGCGATGGCAAAGTGGGAGACATTATCGTTGCTGCGCCGACGCAAGCAAAAGTAAATGCAACAATTTATGGAAAAACAGCTCATGCAGGTGTAGCTCCTGAACGAGGCGTTTCTGCTATTACGATTGCTTCAAGAGCCATTTCTAAAATGCCGCTTGGACGTATTGATGAAGAGACTACAGCGAATATTGGACGCTTTGAAGGTGGAACGCAAACGAATATCGTGTGTGACCGCGTCGATATTTTAGCAGAAGCTCGTTCATTAATTCCAGAAAAAATGGAAGCACAAGTAGCGAAAATGAAAGAAGCGTTTGAAACAGCTGCACAAGAAATGGGCGGCCGTGCAGAAGTTGATATTAAAGTGATGTATCCAGGCTTTAAATTTGGCGATGGAGATCATGTTGTCGAAGTTGCTAAAAAAGCGGTGGCTAATATCGATCGTCCTTCACGCTTGCTTCAAAGCGGAGGCGGAAGCGATGCAAATGTAATCGCAGGCTTTGATATCCCAACAGTAAATTTAGCAGTTGGTTATGAAGACATTCATACAACAAATGAAAAAATTCCGGTAGAAGAACTGGTGAAGACATCTGAACTAGTAGTGTCGATTATTAAAGAAGTAGCAAAATAA
- the mce gene encoding methylmalonyl-CoA epimerase gives MIKGIDHIGIAVKSIEGSLPFYEKVLGLSLLKVEEVEEQGVKVAFIECGNVKIELLEPLFEDSAVGAFIKKRGEGLHHVALGVRTIEERINELKEKGVHMIDDVPRKGAGEASIAFLHPKSANGVLYELCEKTLEEEKKHG, from the coding sequence GTGATAAAAGGAATTGATCACATAGGAATAGCTGTAAAATCAATTGAAGGCAGCCTGCCTTTTTATGAAAAGGTATTAGGACTGTCTTTATTAAAAGTAGAAGAAGTAGAAGAACAAGGAGTAAAAGTTGCTTTTATTGAGTGCGGCAACGTAAAAATTGAATTATTAGAGCCGCTCTTTGAAGACAGTGCAGTCGGCGCGTTCATCAAAAAGAGAGGTGAAGGTCTTCATCATGTTGCTTTAGGTGTGCGTACGATTGAAGAACGGATTAACGAGTTAAAGGAAAAGGGTGTACACATGATTGACGATGTTCCGCGAAAAGGCGCAGGGGAAGCATCCATTGCTTTTTTGCATCCAAAGTCAGCAAACGGTGTTCTTTATGAGCTCTGTGAAAAAACACTAGAGGAGGAGAAGAAACATGGTTGA
- the hydA gene encoding dihydropyrimidinase, with translation MKKIVKNGVVVTATDTYKADILIENGVISAIGSAFEEQGCEVIDAKGNYVFPGGIDPHTHLDMPFGGTVTKDDFETGTRAAAFGGTTTVIDFCLTNKGEPLQKAIGTWHEKSKGKAAIDYSFHLMIGEITEDVLNELPTIIEKEGITSFKVFMAYKNVFQADDATLYQTLVQAKKLGALVMVHAENGDVIEYLTAKALEQGQTDPIYHALTRPPEIEGEATGRAAVLTELADSQLYVVHVSCAEAVKKIAEAREKGVNIWGETCPQYLTLDQTYLEKPNFEGAKYVWSPPLREKWNQDVLWNALRNGDLQTIGSDQCSFDFNGQKDLGKGDFTKIPNGGPIIEDRMSILFSEGVVKKRININQFVDITSTKIAKLFGLYPKKGTIAVGADADLLIFDPSVERTISANTHHMAVDYSAFEGMKVTGEPVSVLCRGEFVVKNKQFVGQKGYGQFTKRAKFNELNTANEAEKLML, from the coding sequence ATGAAAAAAATCGTTAAAAATGGTGTGGTAGTCACAGCAACAGATACGTATAAAGCCGATATTTTAATTGAAAATGGAGTTATTTCGGCAATTGGCTCGGCATTTGAAGAGCAGGGCTGTGAAGTGATTGATGCAAAAGGCAACTATGTATTTCCAGGAGGCATCGATCCTCATACTCATTTAGATATGCCGTTTGGGGGCACCGTTACAAAAGATGACTTTGAAACAGGTACAAGAGCAGCAGCTTTTGGAGGTACGACAACTGTTATTGATTTTTGCTTAACCAATAAAGGCGAACCGCTGCAAAAAGCGATCGGCACATGGCATGAAAAATCAAAAGGAAAAGCGGCTATCGATTATAGCTTTCATCTAATGATTGGAGAAATCACGGAAGATGTATTAAATGAACTTCCTACGATTATTGAAAAAGAAGGAATTACTTCTTTTAAAGTATTCATGGCCTATAAAAATGTTTTTCAAGCAGACGATGCTACCCTTTATCAAACGCTAGTGCAAGCTAAAAAACTAGGGGCGCTTGTGATGGTACATGCTGAAAATGGAGATGTTATTGAGTATTTAACGGCAAAAGCACTAGAACAAGGACAAACCGATCCTATCTATCATGCACTGACTCGTCCTCCAGAAATAGAAGGAGAAGCTACGGGAAGAGCCGCGGTGCTAACGGAGCTGGCTGACTCACAGCTCTATGTTGTTCACGTGTCGTGCGCTGAAGCGGTTAAAAAGATTGCTGAAGCAAGGGAAAAAGGCGTAAATATCTGGGGCGAAACGTGTCCGCAGTATTTGACGCTTGACCAAACCTATTTAGAGAAACCGAATTTTGAAGGAGCAAAATACGTATGGTCGCCGCCTTTACGTGAAAAATGGAACCAAGATGTTTTGTGGAATGCTCTGCGTAATGGCGACTTGCAAACGATTGGATCAGATCAGTGTTCGTTTGATTTTAACGGTCAAAAAGATCTGGGAAAAGGAGATTTTACGAAGATTCCAAACGGAGGCCCTATTATCGAGGATCGCATGAGTATTTTATTTTCAGAAGGAGTAGTGAAGAAACGAATTAATATAAATCAGTTTGTTGATATAACATCAACAAAAATTGCTAAGCTGTTCGGACTGTACCCGAAAAAAGGAACAATAGCGGTTGGCGCAGACGCAGATCTGCTTATATTTGACCCTTCTGTTGAACGTACGATTTCAGCAAACACGCATCATATGGCAGTCGATTATAGCGCATTTGAGGGAATGAAAGTCACAGGTGAGCCGGTTTCAGTGCTTTGCCGCGGGGAATTTGTCGTAAAAAATAAGCAGTTTGTTGGTCAAAAAGGCTACGGACAATTTACAAAAAGAGCAAAGTTTAATGAGTTAAACACGGCTAACGAAGCTGAAAAATTAATGTTATAA